The following proteins are co-located in the Marispirochaeta aestuarii genome:
- a CDS encoding electron transport complex protein RnfA, protein MMDWGMAMAIFFGAIFTNNILLTNYLGMCSFLSVSREIKTSLGLGTAVTFVMASTSLLNYLVYYFILDPLGLTYLRFIVFIIVIAAFVQLVEMIIERVSEPLYAALGIFLPLITVNCAILGVSLFMVIREYTLLSSFFYGLGSGLGWWLAIMAMAGIRQKLAKAKVPRGMEGAGITLIITGMMALAFMGFTGMININ, encoded by the coding sequence ATGATGGACTGGGGTATGGCAATGGCAATATTCTTTGGCGCCATTTTTACCAATAATATACTTCTTACAAATTATCTGGGAATGTGCTCATTCCTGAGCGTTTCCCGGGAAATAAAGACCTCCCTGGGGCTGGGGACGGCGGTGACCTTTGTCATGGCCTCTACCAGTCTGCTGAATTATCTGGTCTATTACTTCATTCTGGATCCCCTGGGACTCACCTATCTGCGTTTTATCGTATTCATCATCGTCATCGCGGCCTTTGTACAGCTGGTGGAGATGATAATCGAGCGGGTCTCGGAGCCCCTGTACGCTGCGCTGGGTATCTTTCTTCCCCTCATTACCGTTAACTGCGCGATTCTGGGAGTAAGTCTCTTCATGGTGATCCGGGAGTACACCCTGCTGTCCAGCTTCTTCTACGGGCTCGGGTCGGGGCTCGGCTGGTGGCTCGCCATAATGGCAATGGCCGGAATCCGGCAGAAGCTGGCCAAGGCAAAGGTCCCCCGGGGAATGGAGGGGGCCGGAATCACCCTGATTATCACCGGCATGATGGCTCTGGCCTTCATGGGCTTTACCGGCATGATCAACATCAACTAA
- a CDS encoding Fur family transcriptional regulator, which yields MRTTIQRKVILEQLHTHTDHPGADTIYSEVRQILPRISLGTVYRNLDVLANKGIIQRLEVGGDHAHFDPNPAIHPHFFCTHCRQVSDLKWKNGTSPAWTEIIDSESLKSVNINGGTLVLEGVCAECSAEDK from the coding sequence ATGAGAACTACCATACAACGAAAGGTAATACTGGAACAGCTGCATACTCATACCGATCATCCGGGTGCTGACACTATTTACTCGGAAGTACGGCAGATTCTTCCCCGCATAAGTCTCGGAACTGTATACCGGAACCTTGATGTACTGGCAAACAAGGGGATCATTCAGCGTCTGGAGGTCGGTGGTGATCATGCCCATTTCGACCCGAATCCGGCAATACATCCCCATTTTTTCTGCACCCATTGCCGTCAGGTTTCGGATTTGAAGTGGAAGAACGGGACTTCTCCGGCATGGACGGAAATTATAGATTCCGAGTCTCTTAAAAGCGTGAACATAAATGGCGGAACTCTTGTACTGGAAGGTGTCTGCGCTGAATGCTCTGCTGAGGATAAATAA
- a CDS encoding P-II family nitrogen regulator: protein MKLIIAYIQPDKLNEVKQELYRAEVYKMSVTNALGCGQQMGFTETYRGVAIEVNLLKKVRIEIAVNDDFVKKTVDAIIKGAKTGNIGDGKIFIVPLEETIRIRSGETGSDAIG from the coding sequence ATGAAGTTAATTATTGCGTACATTCAGCCCGACAAACTGAACGAAGTAAAGCAGGAGCTCTATCGTGCGGAAGTCTACAAGATGTCCGTAACCAACGCCCTGGGATGCGGGCAGCAGATGGGTTTTACCGAAACATACCGCGGAGTGGCGATAGAGGTAAACCTGCTCAAGAAGGTCCGGATCGAGATTGCCGTCAATGATGATTTTGTGAAGAAAACCGTCGACGCCATCATCAAGGGGGCCAAAACAGGGAACATTGGAGACGGTAAGATCTTTATTGTACCCCTGGAAGAGACAATACGCATCAGAAGCGGAGAGACCGGTTCTGATGCCATAGGATAA
- a CDS encoding rubredoxin — protein sequence MTRYICTNCGYIYDPELGDDTQGIPPGTPFEDLPEDWTCPICYVGKELFDPV from the coding sequence ATGACCAGGTACATCTGCACCAACTGCGGTTACATTTATGACCCGGAACTCGGCGACGACACCCAGGGAATCCCTCCGGGAACTCCCTTTGAGGATCTGCCGGAGGACTGGACCTGCCCCATCTGCTACGTGGGAAAAGAACTTTTTGATCCGGTATAG
- a CDS encoding sugar-binding transcriptional regulator, translating into MKYAGNKSERLNQLELLLLSHPEGLRRAEIARRLGVHRATAGRYIDELSARIPLWEQDFRVGIKSSQSTRLGHIGLLEGLSFYLGLRYFAENSLYRFPEGAAAIRKLSSFVKTFSPALGKQLDSASDCLDAEDKEVNPAYWEQLERIGEAWLSSRPVQVDFFNGEKTLSVNCLIRDIRMNRDLPGILVGISLLNDGTESERELDLSGIISVEYSVK; encoded by the coding sequence ATGAAATATGCAGGCAACAAAAGTGAACGACTGAACCAGCTGGAACTTCTTCTGCTTTCTCATCCCGAGGGACTGAGGAGGGCGGAAATCGCCAGACGGCTTGGCGTGCACCGGGCTACGGCTGGACGTTATATCGACGAGTTGAGCGCCCGTATTCCCCTGTGGGAACAGGATTTTCGGGTAGGAATCAAGTCTTCCCAATCCACCCGACTGGGACATATAGGACTCCTTGAAGGTTTAAGCTTTTATCTTGGCCTCAGATACTTTGCTGAAAACTCTCTCTATCGCTTCCCCGAAGGGGCTGCGGCAATCAGAAAACTCTCCTCTTTCGTCAAAACATTTTCTCCCGCCCTGGGAAAGCAACTCGACAGCGCCTCCGATTGCCTCGACGCGGAGGACAAGGAGGTTAATCCTGCATACTGGGAACAGCTGGAGCGAATAGGTGAGGCCTGGCTCAGTTCCCGTCCAGTGCAGGTTGATTTCTTCAACGGAGAAAAAACGCTTTCCGTAAACTGCCTGATAAGGGACATACGTATGAACAGAGACCTTCCGGGGATACTGGTCGGCATAAGCCTTCTCAATGACGGTACTGAATCGGAACGGGAGCTTGATCTGTCGGGGATCATCTCTGTGGAGTATTCGGTAAAATAA
- a CDS encoding NADH:ubiquinone reductase (Na(+)-transporting) subunit D → MARGQAKKVFVGAIGADNPVFAQILGICSTLAVTNNFRNTLVMSLGVLFTTTLSGFTVSLLRKKIPGRVRMMAETLIIASYVIIVDIVLKAYLPDISRQLGPYVGLIITNCIIMGRAEAFALNNPPGISLIDGVASGIGYSYVLLVIAFFRELMGSGTIFGFQVMGDWWTNWAIMVMPPGAFFMLAIFIWVVKGVFLKEKEEAKA, encoded by the coding sequence ATGGCCAGAGGACAGGCCAAGAAAGTATTCGTCGGCGCCATAGGCGCTGATAACCCCGTATTTGCCCAGATTCTGGGAATATGTTCAACCCTGGCGGTTACCAATAACTTCCGAAATACCCTGGTAATGAGCCTGGGAGTGCTGTTTACTACCACCCTTTCGGGATTTACCGTATCCCTGCTGCGGAAGAAAATACCAGGCCGGGTACGCATGATGGCGGAGACCCTGATTATCGCTTCCTATGTGATTATTGTGGATATTGTGCTGAAGGCCTATCTGCCGGATATCTCCCGTCAGCTCGGGCCCTATGTCGGCCTGATCATAACCAACTGTATTATCATGGGCCGCGCCGAAGCTTTTGCCCTGAACAATCCCCCGGGAATCTCCCTGATTGACGGAGTGGCATCGGGTATCGGCTACTCCTATGTACTCCTGGTCATTGCCTTTTTCCGGGAGCTCATGGGTTCGGGTACCATTTTCGGTTTTCAGGTAATGGGAGACTGGTGGACAAACTGGGCGATCATGGTTATGCCCCCTGGTGCCTTTTTTATGCTGGCGATCTTTATCTGGGTCGTTAAAGGGGTATTTCTGAAAGAAAAAGAGGAGGCCAAAGCATGA
- a CDS encoding FMN-binding protein, which produces MQEVSFFKERVYPILFMVFLTVVFISAISGIYLQTASLVEENETIFLKKAVLFSAGIQVPESNNQINQVYSEHVKEYMVDGKPGVFEIDGGQAYAFRVTGPGLWGEIEALIGFDADLKTMTGIDFIKQNETPGLGARIEEEWFKTQFRQKSPPFSLVREDAENTGPNEVNAITGATYTSNYVRDMVNDSPEEAAALLKEVR; this is translated from the coding sequence ATGCAGGAGGTATCGTTTTTCAAGGAAAGAGTCTATCCCATTCTCTTTATGGTATTTCTCACCGTGGTTTTTATCTCGGCTATCTCGGGTATCTACCTGCAGACCGCTTCTCTGGTGGAGGAGAACGAGACCATATTCCTGAAGAAGGCAGTGCTTTTCAGTGCGGGTATCCAGGTCCCGGAAAGCAACAATCAGATAAACCAGGTCTACTCCGAGCATGTAAAGGAATACATGGTGGACGGTAAACCCGGCGTTTTTGAGATCGACGGAGGCCAGGCCTACGCTTTTCGCGTCACCGGACCTGGTCTCTGGGGAGAGATTGAGGCCCTGATCGGTTTTGATGCAGATCTCAAGACCATGACAGGTATAGACTTCATTAAACAGAATGAGACCCCCGGACTCGGAGCCCGTATCGAAGAAGAATGGTTCAAGACCCAGTTCCGGCAGAAATCTCCGCCCTTTTCCCTTGTCAGGGAGGATGCGGAAAATACCGGTCCCAATGAGGTCAATGCCATTACCGGAGCAACCTATACCTCAAATTATGTCCGGGACATGGTTAACGACAGCCCTGAAGAAGCGGCTGCACTGCTGAAGGAGGTGCGCTGA
- a CDS encoding ammonium transporter produces MKRIFVIVVLLALASISVVADELSDTLALYSDAFDMIWLILSAALVFFMQAGFAMVETGLTRAKNASNILMKNLMDFSAGAVVFWALGWGLMYGADALGGFLGSDGFFLAYTAESMEGYGVSDMSAIFRDWMFQVVFAATAATIVSGAMAERTKFSAYLVYSVFISGLLYPISGHWIWGGGWLAELGFHDFAGSTVVHSVGAWAALAGAIVLGPRIGKYVKVGDKVNVRAIPGHNMPLAALGVFILWFGWYGFNAGSTLSGTDLSIAAVATTTTLAASAGAILAMTTSWIWFGKPDPSMSLNGALAGLVGITAPTGVTTPGAAILIGAIAGILVVASVEFIDKVLHIDDPVGAISVHGVCGAWGTMAVGLFSSNPDVGLGLFYGGGFSLLGVQLLGIAAVFAWAFLGALLLFTIIRVSIGLRVSEKEEMQGLDIGEHGTESYSGFQIFQNM; encoded by the coding sequence ATGAAACGAATCTTCGTAATTGTTGTCCTGCTTGCCCTGGCTTCCATATCCGTGGTTGCCGATGAGCTAAGCGACACCCTCGCCCTGTACAGCGATGCCTTTGACATGATCTGGCTGATACTGTCCGCGGCTCTTGTATTTTTCATGCAGGCAGGTTTTGCCATGGTCGAAACAGGATTGACCCGGGCAAAAAACGCCTCGAACATTCTCATGAAAAACCTGATGGATTTTTCAGCCGGTGCTGTTGTCTTCTGGGCCCTCGGCTGGGGACTCATGTACGGCGCCGACGCCCTGGGCGGATTTCTGGGGAGTGACGGCTTCTTCCTCGCCTACACCGCCGAGTCAATGGAAGGCTACGGTGTATCCGACATGTCCGCCATATTCAGGGACTGGATGTTCCAGGTCGTCTTTGCCGCCACTGCCGCGACAATCGTCTCCGGGGCCATGGCGGAGCGGACCAAGTTTTCCGCTTACCTTGTCTATTCGGTATTTATCTCGGGCCTGCTCTATCCCATCTCCGGACACTGGATATGGGGCGGCGGCTGGCTCGCGGAGCTCGGGTTCCACGATTTTGCAGGGTCCACCGTAGTACACTCGGTAGGCGCCTGGGCCGCCCTCGCCGGGGCCATTGTTCTCGGTCCCCGGATCGGAAAATACGTCAAGGTCGGCGACAAGGTGAATGTCAGGGCCATTCCCGGGCACAATATGCCCCTGGCTGCCCTGGGTGTATTCATACTCTGGTTTGGATGGTACGGCTTTAACGCCGGTTCCACCCTCTCCGGGACGGACCTGTCCATAGCAGCGGTCGCAACAACCACGACCCTGGCGGCTTCTGCGGGAGCCATTCTGGCCATGACAACTTCCTGGATCTGGTTCGGTAAACCCGATCCCTCCATGTCACTGAACGGCGCCCTGGCGGGACTGGTTGGAATAACCGCTCCCACGGGGGTAACGACTCCCGGAGCAGCCATTCTGATCGGCGCGATTGCGGGTATACTGGTTGTCGCCAGCGTGGAGTTTATCGACAAGGTGCTGCATATTGATGATCCGGTGGGTGCCATTTCCGTCCACGGGGTCTGCGGAGCCTGGGGCACCATGGCGGTGGGGCTCTTCTCCAGTAACCCCGACGTTGGTCTGGGCCTGTTTTACGGCGGAGGGTTCTCCCTTCTCGGCGTACAGCTGCTTGGAATCGCGGCCGTTTTCGCCTGGGCCTTTCTGGGTGCCCTGCTGCTGTTCACGATAATCAGGGTGAGCATTGGCCTAAGGGTAAGCGAAAAGGAAGAGATGCAGGGCCTGGATATCGGCGAGCATGGAACTGAGTCCTATTCGGGCTTCCAGATTTTTCAGAACATGTAA
- the metH gene encoding methionine synthase has translation MNFLERIEKGPVIFDGAMGTQIQNLNLSDTDWDNKPGCSEILNLTLPDTIEEIHRRYLEAGADVIETNSFGGNRIVLAEYGLEDRIVEINRAAARIARRAADAYSDQEKPRYVAGSMGPGTRLPSLGQISFDELYDSYRLQVQGLIEGGVDLLIIETCQDLLQIKAALIAALDQRTDMGVSTPVGVSVTIETTGTLLIGSSIGAVITALSPFPLAFLGLNCATGPDRMRSYIHEASRLFPGPVFVMPNAGMPENRGGQTVYTLEPADFARPLAEMVGSEGAAIIGGCCGTDPSYIAQLSRQIASITPAARTIQPMEAVSSLFTEKELTQEPAPFLIGERTNTNGSRLFRNKLLKEDWDGILDVAREQAASGAHALDLCVAYTGRDEIRDMKEALSRIVTQVDLPLVIDSTSPQVIEEALKMIGGKSIINSINLEDGEERARKICRLAKRYGSALIALTIDEKGMAKEASRKEEIAKRIYRMAVEEEGIPARDLLFDTLTFTLGSGDESLRTAGTETMEGIRRVKKSCPGSRTVLGVSNISFGLSPYSREVLNSLFLDEAIQAGLDAAIVNVRKIMPLSSIPEDEKRQALDLIYNRGKDPLFGFIRFFEGKEGKVREELDDSQGTPEERLSRRLIGGSKSGIEELLQELMKQMSPTDIINTLLIPAMKEVGQLFGSGKMQLPFVLQSAEVMKKAVSYLEPFMEKTEAQASLQIVLATVRGDVHDIGKNLVDIILSNNGYVVHNLGIKCEIETIIRKVEETGAQAVGLSGLLVKSTAIMKEYLEEMERRGIHVPVLLGGAALTRDYVANDCVPALSAPVVYCPDAFAGLAAMNSLKEGSLLSTKAAKRAAPLKRTASPEAKDAPLQKVAIPKAPFYGSRTVTEIPLEEIYPLLTEQVLFRGRWGYRRGTLSAEEYEELLRGEVRPLFEQLKEKGIREGLFEPKVVYGYYPCYSHGNDVVILNPETEKEVGRFSFPRQTEPPHQCVADYFRSREEGPDIIALQVVTIGEKAHRKSQELYDADAYKEYLLFHGLSVELAEALAEYWHRQVRLELGIAGEDGSGIDAFVVQEYRGSRYSFGYPACPDMKGNELIFDLLTPEKIGVSLSGEGQMVPEQTTSAFIVHHPQAKYFKI, from the coding sequence ATGAACTTCCTTGAACGAATAGAAAAGGGCCCTGTCATCTTCGACGGAGCTATGGGGACACAGATACAGAACCTGAACTTGAGTGATACAGACTGGGACAACAAACCCGGCTGCAGCGAAATCCTGAACCTGACGCTTCCTGATACCATAGAAGAGATACACCGCCGTTATCTCGAGGCCGGGGCGGATGTTATAGAAACCAATTCCTTCGGCGGGAACAGGATTGTCCTGGCGGAATACGGTCTCGAGGATCGGATTGTCGAGATAAACCGCGCCGCTGCCCGGATTGCACGAAGGGCGGCGGATGCATATTCAGACCAGGAGAAACCGCGCTACGTTGCAGGTTCCATGGGCCCGGGAACAAGGCTCCCCTCCCTGGGGCAGATCAGCTTTGATGAGCTCTATGATTCCTACCGGCTCCAGGTCCAGGGCCTCATAGAGGGGGGCGTGGACCTTCTCATAATCGAAACCTGCCAGGACCTGCTCCAGATCAAGGCCGCCCTCATCGCGGCCCTTGACCAGCGCACCGATATGGGGGTCTCCACCCCCGTGGGAGTCTCTGTTACCATCGAGACCACCGGCACACTGCTGATCGGCTCCAGTATCGGAGCGGTCATTACAGCCCTCTCCCCCTTCCCTCTGGCCTTTCTGGGACTCAACTGCGCCACCGGCCCTGACAGAATGCGAAGCTATATTCACGAAGCCTCGAGGCTCTTCCCGGGACCGGTATTCGTCATGCCCAACGCCGGCATGCCGGAAAACCGGGGCGGACAGACGGTCTATACCCTGGAACCTGCGGACTTTGCCCGTCCTCTGGCGGAAATGGTCGGTTCCGAGGGAGCAGCAATCATCGGCGGCTGCTGCGGGACGGATCCTTCCTACATTGCCCAGCTCTCCCGGCAGATCGCCTCCATTACACCTGCAGCCAGAACAATCCAGCCCATGGAAGCAGTCAGCTCCCTCTTTACAGAAAAGGAGCTTACCCAGGAACCGGCACCCTTCCTCATTGGAGAGCGCACCAACACAAACGGCTCGAGGCTGTTCCGGAACAAACTTCTAAAAGAAGACTGGGACGGGATTCTCGACGTCGCCCGGGAACAGGCCGCCTCGGGAGCCCATGCTCTGGACCTGTGTGTCGCCTACACCGGACGTGATGAGATCCGGGACATGAAAGAAGCCCTGTCAAGGATAGTAACCCAGGTCGATCTGCCCCTGGTCATAGACTCCACCTCTCCTCAGGTTATTGAAGAGGCCCTCAAGATGATCGGGGGCAAGTCCATCATCAACTCCATTAACCTGGAGGACGGCGAGGAGCGGGCCAGGAAGATTTGCCGCCTTGCCAAACGCTACGGTTCGGCCCTGATTGCCCTGACCATTGACGAAAAGGGAATGGCCAAAGAGGCTTCCAGAAAAGAGGAGATAGCGAAGCGCATCTACAGAATGGCTGTTGAAGAGGAGGGAATTCCCGCCAGGGATCTGCTCTTCGATACCCTCACCTTCACCCTCGGCAGCGGAGACGAGAGCCTGCGTACTGCCGGAACAGAGACCATGGAAGGAATCCGCAGGGTAAAGAAAAGCTGCCCCGGGTCGCGCACCGTACTGGGAGTCAGCAATATCTCCTTCGGACTCTCCCCCTACTCCCGGGAGGTTTTGAACTCGCTCTTCCTGGACGAGGCAATACAGGCGGGTCTGGATGCCGCCATTGTAAATGTGCGTAAGATCATGCCCTTGAGCTCCATTCCGGAGGATGAGAAAAGGCAGGCCCTGGACCTTATATATAACCGGGGCAAAGATCCGCTTTTCGGATTCATCCGTTTCTTTGAAGGCAAAGAGGGCAAGGTACGAGAGGAACTCGACGACTCCCAGGGAACCCCGGAGGAACGGCTCTCCCGAAGGCTTATCGGCGGAAGCAAATCCGGTATCGAAGAGCTTCTTCAGGAACTCATGAAGCAGATGTCCCCGACGGATATCATAAACACCCTTCTTATTCCCGCCATGAAGGAGGTCGGCCAGCTCTTCGGTTCCGGGAAAATGCAGCTCCCCTTCGTACTGCAGTCCGCTGAAGTCATGAAGAAGGCAGTATCATACCTGGAACCCTTTATGGAGAAGACCGAAGCCCAGGCCTCCCTGCAGATAGTACTTGCAACCGTCAGGGGAGATGTCCACGACATAGGCAAAAACCTGGTGGACATTATCCTCAGCAACAACGGCTACGTGGTCCATAACCTGGGGATAAAATGCGAAATCGAGACCATCATCCGGAAGGTGGAAGAAACCGGTGCCCAGGCCGTGGGCTTGAGCGGGCTTCTTGTCAAATCAACGGCCATTATGAAGGAGTATCTGGAAGAGATGGAACGCCGGGGAATCCACGTTCCCGTTCTGCTGGGAGGAGCGGCCCTTACCCGGGACTATGTAGCCAATGACTGCGTACCCGCTCTTTCTGCCCCGGTTGTCTACTGTCCGGATGCCTTCGCCGGTCTGGCAGCCATGAACAGTCTCAAGGAGGGCAGCCTGCTCTCCACAAAGGCAGCAAAAAGGGCCGCACCTCTGAAACGGACAGCTTCGCCGGAGGCAAAAGACGCCCCGCTCCAAAAGGTGGCCATACCGAAAGCCCCCTTTTACGGTTCCCGGACGGTTACGGAGATTCCCCTCGAGGAGATCTACCCACTCCTGACGGAACAGGTCCTTTTCCGGGGACGCTGGGGGTACCGAAGAGGTACTTTATCGGCGGAAGAATACGAGGAACTTCTTCGAGGGGAGGTACGCCCGCTGTTTGAACAGCTGAAGGAGAAGGGAATCAGGGAAGGCCTTTTCGAACCCAAAGTGGTGTACGGTTACTACCCTTGCTACAGCCACGGCAACGACGTCGTTATACTCAATCCGGAAACAGAAAAGGAGGTGGGACGCTTCAGCTTTCCGCGGCAGACCGAGCCTCCCCACCAGTGTGTGGCGGACTATTTCCGATCCCGTGAGGAGGGGCCGGACATCATAGCCCTGCAGGTGGTAACCATCGGGGAGAAGGCTCACCGGAAGTCGCAGGAACTGTACGACGCGGACGCATATAAAGAGTATCTGCTGTTTCACGGCTTGTCCGTGGAACTGGCGGAAGCCCTTGCGGAATACTGGCACCGCCAGGTCCGTCTTGAACTGGGTATCGCCGGGGAAGACGGATCCGGAATCGATGCCTTTGTCGTTCAGGAATACCGGGGATCCCGCTACTCCTTCGGATATCCGGCATGTCCGGACATGAAGGGCAACGAACTGATCTTTGATCTCCTTACTCCCGAAAAAATCGGCGTAAGCTTGAGCGGAGAGGGACAGATGGTTCCGGAACAGACGACCTCGGCGTTTATTGTCCATCATCCGCAGGCAAAGTATTTCAAGATATAA
- a CDS encoding NADH:ubiquinone reductase (Na(+)-transporting) subunit F: MFPLSAFLISIGAVSAISAFLALLMVIADATIANYGEVKLTINDDHEYTVRGGKPLLGTLMEQEVFIPSACGGRGSCGLCKVVVEEGAGQYLPTELPWISEEEREKNVRLSCQLKVKQDMRIRIPEELFNVKEYATTVKRIRDLTHDIKEVTLTLNDPDTIDMVAGQFIQFQVPEYELTDEPVYRAYSMSSPPSSTGEIELEIRLVPNGICTTYVHKYLKEGDQVTINGPYGDFFLRDTEREVVCIAGGSGMAPIKAILLDMLDKGINRRVRYFFGARTKKDLFLIDEMRELEKKLPNFQFIPALSEPEPEDEWEGEVGLITDVLDRHMESGENVEGYLCGSPGMIDACVNVLTKNGVPEDLIYFDKFG, translated from the coding sequence ATGTTTCCCCTGTCGGCATTTTTGATCAGTATTGGAGCCGTCTCTGCCATTTCCGCTTTCCTTGCCCTGTTGATGGTTATTGCCGATGCGACAATCGCGAATTACGGCGAGGTAAAACTGACTATCAACGACGATCACGAATACACCGTCCGCGGCGGAAAACCCCTTCTGGGCACTCTTATGGAACAGGAGGTCTTTATTCCCTCCGCCTGCGGCGGGCGGGGATCCTGTGGACTGTGCAAGGTCGTTGTAGAAGAGGGAGCCGGGCAGTATCTTCCCACCGAGCTGCCCTGGATAAGCGAAGAGGAACGGGAAAAGAACGTCCGTCTTTCCTGCCAGCTCAAGGTAAAGCAGGATATGCGGATCCGGATTCCGGAAGAACTCTTCAACGTCAAGGAGTATGCAACAACCGTCAAGCGCATCCGGGATCTTACTCACGATATCAAGGAAGTTACCCTTACCCTGAATGATCCGGACACCATAGACATGGTCGCCGGTCAGTTTATCCAGTTTCAGGTGCCGGAGTACGAACTCACCGATGAACCTGTCTACCGGGCCTATTCAATGTCCTCTCCGCCTTCGAGTACCGGAGAGATTGAACTCGAGATCCGTCTGGTCCCCAACGGGATCTGTACCACCTATGTGCATAAGTATCTGAAAGAGGGGGACCAGGTAACCATCAATGGTCCCTACGGGGATTTCTTCCTGCGGGATACAGAGCGCGAGGTCGTCTGCATCGCCGGCGGTTCGGGTATGGCCCCCATAAAGGCAATTCTGCTGGATATGCTCGACAAGGGGATAAACCGCAGGGTGCGCTACTTTTTCGGCGCCCGAACCAAAAAGGACCTGTTCCTGATAGATGAAATGCGGGAACTTGAAAAGAAACTGCCCAACTTTCAGTTCATTCCCGCCCTCTCGGAGCCTGAACCGGAAGACGAATGGGAAGGTGAGGTCGGACTCATCACGGACGTGCTGGACCGCCATATGGAGAGCGGGGAAAATGTGGAAGGTTACCTCTGCGGCAGCCCGGGAATGATCGACGCCTGCGTGAATGTCCTCACGAAAAACGGTGTTCCCGAAGATCTTATCTATTTTGACAAGTTCGGCTGA
- the rd gene encoding rubredoxin, with translation MKRYVCDACGYIYDPAEGDPDNGIKPGTAFEDLPDDWTCPVCGVGKEDFSPEE, from the coding sequence GTGAAGCGATATGTATGTGATGCCTGCGGTTATATCTACGATCCCGCAGAAGGTGACCCCGATAATGGAATCAAACCCGGAACGGCTTTCGAAGACCTCCCCGATGACTGGACCTGTCCTGTTTGCGGAGTAGGCAAGGAAGATTTTTCTCCCGAGGAGTAG
- a CDS encoding desulfoferrodoxin produces the protein MAKRMEVYKCEQCGNIVEVLYGSVGELVCCGEPMTLLEEKTADKTTEKHVPVIEKTADGFKVTVGSTIHPMTEEHHIQWIELIADGVSYIQYLKPGDEPVANFCISADNVSAREHCNVHGLWKS, from the coding sequence ATGGCTAAAAGAATGGAAGTGTACAAATGTGAGCAATGCGGAAACATCGTGGAAGTACTCTATGGCAGTGTAGGCGAGCTGGTCTGCTGCGGGGAGCCTATGACCCTGCTGGAGGAAAAGACCGCCGACAAGACGACGGAGAAGCATGTTCCGGTAATTGAAAAGACCGCCGACGGTTTCAAGGTAACCGTAGGCAGTACAATACACCCGATGACCGAAGAGCATCATATCCAGTGGATTGAGCTCATTGCAGACGGTGTTTCCTATATTCAGTACCTGAAACCAGGTGATGAACCGGTTGCAAATTTCTGCATTAGCGCCGATAATGTAAGTGCCCGTGAGCACTGCAATGTTCACGGATTATGGAAATCCTGA